A single region of the Leishmania panamensis strain MHOM/PA/94/PSC-1 chromosome 23 sequence genome encodes:
- a CDS encoding metallo-beta-lactamase family protein-like protein (TriTrypDB/GeneDB-style sysID: LpmP.23.0690), translating to MLSLCRPPLLPHRGRGLLRPNDLLRCTFQPNLTSLTNQVNRNEYFLKFGNKNIPIGVPRVSRRDVRPISTLHETPHLLVAGRNYANGFAGNQFLLVQKEKKECIFVDAADDWPDDWVSFIATSGLRPTHFFLTHCHVDCIVNLNAFLAVMEQHFHARLGLMWCPAEQSWVDAFPRACERYGRIEEMRQPLPLLRNSLYSYYTYANQLGQRKDALNVAAGGRGSPSPPVLPRQLVRSNDILLSSATNRSTSFYEFGPHSLLHYVFTPGHSPGHMMLSLPRERLLFTGDVLFYNGVGRVDLPWGSGERLAESLLTLEGYPDNTVLLPAHGRLTTLGRERRENRALRVLYERRAAGDQRVSIGYNTGYL from the coding sequence ATGCTTAGCCTGTGCCGTCCGCCCCTACTGCCGCACCGAGGCAGAGGTCTACTTCGCCCCAACGAcctgctgcggtgcaccTTTCAGCCGAACCTCACTTCCCTCACGAACCAGGTGAACCGCAACGAGTACTTCCTCAAGTTTGGTAACAAGAACATTCCGATAGGTGTTCCACGGGTGTCTCGGCGCGACGTGCGGCCCATCTCCACCCTACACGAAACACCACACCTGCTCGTCGCTGGCCGCAACTACGCGAACGGGTTCGCTGGAAACCAATTTCTGCTCGtgcagaaggagaagaaggagtgCATCTTCGTCGACGCGGCGGATGACTGGCCAGATGACTGGGTCTCTTTTATCGCCACCTCCGGCCTACGCCCGACGCACTTCTTTCTTACACACTGCCACGTCGACTGCATCGTCAACCTCAACGCATTTCTGGCCGTGATGGAGCAACACTTCCACGCGCGACTGGGGCTCATGTGGTGCCCGGCAGAGCAGTCGTGGGTGGACGCCTTTCCACGCGCTTGTGAGCGGTACGGCCGCATCGAGGAGATGCGGCAGcccctgccactgctgcggaACAGCTTGTACAGCTACTACACCTACGCGAATCAGCTGGGCCAGCGAAAAGACGCTCTGAATGTGGCAGCTGGTGGACGTGGCTCCCCATCGCCGCCTGTGCTGCCCCGGCAGTTGGTTCGTTCAAACGACATCCTGCTCTCCAGCGCCACGAACCGCTCCACCTCGTTTTACGAGTTTGGCCctcactcgctgctgcactacGTTTTCACACCCGGGCACTCACCTGGGCATATGATGCTGTCCCTCCCACGCGAGCGACTGCTTTTCACCGGTGATGTTCTCTTCTACAACGGTGTTGGCCGCGTCGACCTGCCGTGGGGATCAGGGGAAAGACTGGCAGAGAGTCTTCTGACTCTGGAAGGGTATCCAGACAAcaccgtgctgctgcctgctCACGGCCGCCTCACCACACTGGGGCGAGAGCGACGAGAGAACCGTGCCCTACGTGTTCTGTacgagcgccgcgccgctggtgATCAGCGGGTGTCCATTGGCTACAACACTGGGTATCTGTGA
- a CDS encoding phosphatidic acid phosphatase type 2/haloperoxidase, putative (TriTrypDB/GeneDB-style sysID: LpmP.23.0700): MFLTHINYYVDKNCSYGVVGAVVLVNVYVLQYLPDTIVVSFLTGCACIAAAASKGLKRIIKQSRPPGAPKVSPGMPSNHATSLSFLCVATVYGLQRCAVSTAIVRGMNQTLFYTPQLPSAQLSYVLPLQVLIAVYSMYAAGLRVVWGHHTVAQVAAGYLLGFFFAILSLAANYSGYTGSRSGGRVDDLPLPVKAIVFLASVVVSAMAIRSIIRGAHVPRGARTGHLSSCGRRTKSDGGGV; encoded by the coding sequence ATGTTTCTTACCCACATCAACTACTATGTGGACAAGAACTGCAGTTATGGTGTTGTGGGGGCTGTGGTGCTTGTGAATGTGTACGTACTACAGTACCTTCCCGACACTATCGTGGTTTCCTTCTTGACCGGTTGCGCGTGCATCGCGGCCGCGGCCAGCAAGGGGCTGAAGCGCATCATCAAGCAGTCCAGGCCGCCTGGTGCGCCAAAGGTGAGCCCAGGTATGCCGAGCAATCATGCCACTAGTCTATCATTCTTGTGCGTGGCGACGGTCTATGGCTTGCAGCGCTGTGCGGTCAGCACTGCTATTGTTCGTGGCATGAATCAGACCCTCTTCTACACGCCTCAGCTGCCTTCTGCCCAGCTGTCATACGTGCTGCCCCTGCAGGTGTTGATTGCAGTGTATAGCATGTATGCGGCAGGCTTGCGGGTTGTTTGGGGCCATCACACAGTGGCGCAGGTTGCTGCGGGATACCTCTTGGGATTCTTCTTCGCTATTTTGTCTTTGGCGGCAAACTACAGCGGTTACACTGGCTCTCGCTCTGGTGGTCGCGTGGATGATCTGCCTCTGCCGGTGAAGGCAATTGTCTTTCTCGCTAGCGTTGTGGTCTCGGCGATGGCAATACGTTCAATCATTCGTGGTGCACACGTGCCGCGTGGCGCGCGCACCGGCCACTTGTCCTCCTGCGGAAGGAGAACGAAGAGCGATGGAGGGGGAGTGTGA